Proteins encoded together in one Lathamus discolor isolate bLatDis1 chromosome 3, bLatDis1.hap1, whole genome shotgun sequence window:
- the MRPS14 gene encoding small ribosomal subunit protein uS14m: MAVSSVCWALRAARQVLPSPCASPVRSYYVDWRMLRDVKRRKLAYEYADERLRINAIRKNTLLPKELQEVADKEIADLPRDSCPSRIHNRCVLTSRPRGVKRRWRLSRIVFRHFADHGEMSGIQRAMW, encoded by the exons ATGGCGGTGTCCTCGGTGTGCTGGGCGCTGCGGGCCGCTCGGCAG GTTCTCCCCTCGCCTTGCGCTAGCCCAGTGCGGAGCTACTACGTGGACTGGAGGATGCTGCGGGATGTCAAGCGCAGGAAGCTGGCATACGAGTACGCGGACGAGAGGCTGCGGATCAACGCCATCCGGAAGAACACCCTCCTCCCCAAGGAGCTGCAG GAAGTGGCTGATAAAGAGATTGCTGACTTGCCCCGGGATAGCTGCCCTTCGAGGATCCACAATAGGTGTGTCCTGACATCCCGCCCTCGGGGGGTGAAGCGGCGCTGGAGGCTCAGCAGAATAGTTTTCCGCCATTTTGCTGACCATGGTGAGATGTCTGGGATACAGAGGGCCATGTGGTAG
- the CACYBP gene encoding calcyclin-binding protein translates to MAAAREELLKDLEEVKELLTKATRKRVRDALMAEKHKLELEIKNQPPPKPKDAVEEEKVSLGGYTVKINNYGWDQSDKFIKIYISLNGVQKLPAENVQVNFTERSFDLLVKNLNGKNYTMTFNNLLKPISVEGSSRKIKTDMVLVMCRKKREEKWECLTQVEKESKEKEKAAYDTSDPSEGLMNLLKKMYAEGDDEMKRTINKAWVESREKQSKGDMPMDI, encoded by the exons ATGGCTGCAGCGCGCGAGGAG TTACTGAAAGATTTGGAAGAAGTAAAAGAATTGCTTACAAAGGCCACGAGGAAGCGAGTTCGTGATGCCCTGATGGCAGAGAAGCACAAGCTAGAGCTAGAAATCAAGAATCAGCCTCCACCGAAGCCAAAAGATGcagtggaggaagaaaaggtgtCACTGGGAGGGTACACGGTGAAAATAAACAATTATG GTTGGGATCAGTCagataaatttattaagatttaCATCTCTTTAAATGGAGTCCAGAAGCTTCCAGCTGAGAATGTGCAGGTGAATTTCACAGAGAG GTCGTTTGATCTGCTAGTGAAGAATCTGAATGGGAAGAACTACACCATGACCTTCAACAACCTCCTGAAACCCATCTCTGTGGAAGGCAGCTCTAGAAAG ATAAAGACAGACATGGTCCTTGTGATGTGTAGGAAGAAGCGGGAGGAAAAATGGGAATGTCTCACtcaagtggaaaaagaaagcaaagagaaaga GAAAGCTGCCTATGACACCTCAGACCCTAGTGAAGGGCTTATGAACCTTTTAAAAAAGATGTATGCAGAAGGGGATGATGAAATGAAGCGCACCATCAACAAGGCCTGGgttgaaagcagagaaaaacaatcCAAAGGAGACATGCCAATGGATATTTGA